AGTTATACCATTGGTAATCACCAATCGTCACAGCCTCACCCTCGCCCGCAAAGATACTGTATAAAATCACCGTGAGTAAGGCCGCAGGAATCGCCCAACGTGCGTTTTGCTTTAACTTATCCGTAGCGGTCGCGCCCTGCGTCCGTATCGCGGCAATGGTGGTGTCTGAGATCACCGACAAGTTATCACCAAACATGGCACCACTTAGCAAAATCCCCGCCACCAAAGCTGGTGAAACTTGCAGGCTTTCCGTCAGACCAACACCGATAGGAGCAAGCGCAGCCAAAGTCCCCATCGAGGTTCCCATGGAGAACGACACCACCGCCGCTATCAAAAACAAGCCGGGTAAAATAAAGGATGCCGGGATCAGGTCGAGACACAAGTTGACCACTGCCGAAACAGCGCCAATCTGAGTGGTTAACGCACCAAAAGCTCCAGCCAGCAAATAAATTAAGCACATAGCGATAATGTTGCTGTCGCCCATACCCGCCAACAAGTGCCCAATACTCTTTTCAATAGGCTCTCTAGCTAACAATACGGATAAAGCAATCGCTGGCAGAATCGCGATAGGAGCTGGCAACTGGTAAAAAGCGCTTTCCACGCCAATAACGGTGTAATAAATCCCCGTACCTAAAAATAAGGCGAAAAAGACCAGCATAGGAAGCAACGGTATATAACTCGCAGCCACAGAATCAGCTTGTTGGCTCAGGTGGCTTTGTCGAATGTTAGGGTTGGCCGTGGTCTTGTCGCCGGCAGGAATTGTCTTTTCTGTCATAGCATTACTTTACCTAGTTCAATAACTTAGCGTTCAAAGCTTGCGGACAGAAACAACTTATTCAGAGGTTCTCTTTAGCAGTTTTTACTCTTTCCACTTTGAAAAAGAGTGCGCCCGCAAGCGGAACAAATCAGCGCGAAGAGCAACTATAACTAAGTTACCCTGTAAGTTCAACAAATAGAAGTTTAGCAGTCTATTTCAACATGGTTGATGAAGGTTCATCTTTCGACATGCGTAAAAAGTAATAATCGTA
The DNA window shown above is from Kangiella marina and carries:
- a CDS encoding Na+/H+ antiporter NhaC family protein, producing MTEKTIPAGDKTTANPNIRQSHLSQQADSVAASYIPLLPMLVFFALFLGTGIYYTVIGVESAFYQLPAPIAILPAIALSVLLAREPIEKSIGHLLAGMGDSNIIAMCLIYLLAGAFGALTTQIGAVSAVVNLCLDLIPASFILPGLFLIAAVVSFSMGTSMGTLAALAPIGVGLTESLQVSPALVAGILLSGAMFGDNLSVISDTTIAAIRTQGATATDKLKQNARWAIPAALLTVILYSIFAGEGEAVTIGDYQWYNLIPYAFILVLALIGWNVFVILTIGIVVAILIGLFGGGFSEEAGVAVTMYQGFSSMQEIFLLSMLVGGLGGLIKAQGGLQWLVRKISSLFNVAKSQLRAKLAILSTTAVTNLAIANNTVSIVLTGDVTHELANKSNVEPKQSASLVDIGACSIQGVLPYGAQCLLLGASFSISPLAPGQYAWYLPILLIIALVGTVKAKQPATETVTSDS